Proteins from a genomic interval of Vibrio casei:
- a CDS encoding right-handed parallel beta-helix repeat-containing protein: protein MKKTTLSVCLAILLSPAVLAANTIPNANNLTWHAITFGQSTDLNFGSTILPEKVGTNQVTVDGKKIDSGKLANKFTIESRGGKLANSHEGVTYYYTALPTDVNFTLTADIQLEQLGPETGATPNRQEGAGIMIRDVIGKPRMDPQPQGMEEFPAASNMVMNALRANKKAVNGLTNINGIYREGIYQPWGTGGNKMSRDEYLKGVPFGPKTHYKMSVTRTDSGFTVSYDDGKTQKTQPLDGAHANIVEMQDPKTQYVGFFASRNAKINVSDVKLTLSEAKTVDAPKYQAKLNELVFENASSPRTASDDYLVQARANYAGTFSLTQDGESVVKDQTVKAGELFSYEADINNASSDFEITFTASEGPNLEAQTHKVVVTKSNVADVNDIYVSPNGVATNDGSKANPMNLATAMELLAQGGTIYLEDGDYPAITIEATASGNKDNVKNLVAKGDNVRFVGEVIHKAHYWHYTGIEVSGAQFIVHGSHNTFEKMSTHDAPDTGFQITSPAEVGKALWASYNTVIDSESYNNMDKSRINADGFAAKMRVGEGNTFIRCISHHNADDGWDLFNKVEDGPNGAVTILDSISFMNGQNLGYPNQGGTIGNGFKLGGEGLPVPHVIKNSLAFANNMDGFTDNFNPGTLTVENNASIDNKRFNYLFRLSPYSDEIKQGTFTHNTSLRFYQKSQYDDSVNSEKSIDNAFYQDGKTQFSDNNTMDAKLLEKLKAAAKIDESQKIAGRAEALKLKDILFK, encoded by the coding sequence ATGAAGAAAACCACTCTCTCGGTTTGTTTGGCAATATTGTTATCTCCTGCGGTTCTTGCCGCCAATACCATTCCTAATGCGAACAATTTAACTTGGCATGCCATCACTTTTGGTCAATCCACTGATCTCAACTTTGGATCGACTATTCTTCCAGAAAAAGTGGGAACCAACCAAGTTACCGTCGACGGGAAAAAAATCGATTCAGGTAAACTTGCCAATAAATTCACCATTGAAAGCCGCGGCGGAAAATTAGCTAACTCTCATGAAGGGGTAACTTATTATTACACCGCTCTACCAACCGATGTGAACTTCACGCTAACTGCTGATATTCAACTAGAACAACTTGGCCCAGAAACAGGCGCAACACCTAACCGCCAAGAAGGAGCTGGTATCATGATACGTGATGTAATCGGCAAGCCTCGTATGGATCCTCAACCTCAAGGTATGGAAGAATTTCCAGCAGCTTCCAACATGGTAATGAACGCACTACGCGCCAATAAAAAAGCCGTCAATGGATTAACTAATATTAATGGTATTTATCGTGAAGGGATCTACCAACCTTGGGGAACCGGCGGCAATAAAATGTCCCGTGATGAATATTTAAAAGGTGTGCCATTTGGCCCTAAAACGCATTATAAAATGTCAGTCACCCGTACCGACTCTGGATTCACAGTTAGCTACGATGATGGAAAAACACAAAAAACACAGCCTTTAGATGGCGCTCATGCCAATATCGTAGAGATGCAAGATCCAAAAACTCAATATGTCGGTTTCTTTGCTTCCCGTAACGCTAAAATCAATGTTTCCGATGTAAAATTAACCTTATCCGAAGCTAAAACGGTCGATGCACCCAAATATCAAGCCAAACTCAATGAACTGGTCTTTGAAAATGCATCTTCCCCTCGTACTGCCAGTGACGATTATTTAGTTCAAGCACGTGCGAACTACGCTGGTACTTTTAGCTTAACTCAAGATGGCGAATCAGTAGTAAAAGATCAAACCGTAAAAGCAGGTGAATTATTTAGCTACGAAGCTGATATCAACAATGCTTCATCCGATTTTGAAATTACCTTTACTGCAAGCGAAGGTCCAAATTTAGAAGCACAAACGCATAAAGTCGTTGTCACAAAATCCAATGTTGCTGACGTAAATGATATATATGTCAGTCCAAACGGCGTGGCAACGAATGATGGCAGTAAAGCGAACCCAATGAACCTTGCCACTGCGATGGAGTTGCTGGCTCAGGGCGGGACAATTTATCTTGAAGATGGCGACTATCCTGCCATTACCATTGAAGCCACCGCTAGCGGCAACAAAGATAATGTGAAAAACCTTGTCGCTAAAGGTGATAACGTGCGCTTTGTCGGTGAAGTGATCCACAAGGCACATTACTGGCATTACACTGGAATAGAAGTATCTGGCGCTCAGTTTATTGTTCATGGTAGCCATAATACCTTCGAGAAAATGAGCACTCATGACGCACCTGATACCGGTTTTCAAATTACCTCTCCAGCCGAAGTAGGCAAAGCGCTGTGGGCAAGTTACAACACCGTAATCGACAGTGAAAGCTACAACAATATGGATAAATCACGCATCAACGCTGATGGCTTTGCCGCCAAAATGCGTGTTGGTGAAGGTAATACATTCATTCGTTGTATCTCACATCACAATGCCGATGATGGTTGGGATTTATTTAACAAAGTAGAAGATGGCCCGAATGGCGCGGTGACCATTTTGGATTCGATCTCCTTTATGAATGGACAAAATCTGGGTTACCCAAACCAAGGTGGCACCATTGGTAATGGGTTTAAACTCGGTGGCGAAGGCTTACCCGTTCCGCATGTCATTAAAAACAGCTTAGCTTTTGCCAATAATATGGATGGGTTTACTGATAACTTTAATCCTGGAACATTAACGGTTGAAAATAATGCATCCATCGACAATAAGCGCTTTAACTATTTATTCCGTTTAAGCCCTTATTCTGATGAAATTAAACAAGGAACATTTACACACAATACCTCGCTTCGTTTCTATCAAAAAAGTCAATACGATGACTCCGTGAACAGTGAAAAATCGATTGATAATGCCTTCTACCAAGATGGTAAAACACAATTTTCGGATAACAATACGATGGATGCCAAATTGCTTGAAAAATTGAAAGCAGCCGCAAAAATCGATGAAAGCCAAAAAATAGCTGGCCGAGCTGAAGCATTAAAACTGAAAGATATTCTCTTTAAATAA
- a CDS encoding pectinesterase family protein — protein sequence MKKTLTASLKIATLLTLSFPSFASLYNVTVARDESGDYKTIQEALKNAPKDNSLYTIYIKNGTYNERLNIERPNIYLIGENRDHTIITATTASGTLKPDGSNWGTTGSRTVNINAENFTARSLTIANGFDFPANQIKASDDPTKIQSTQAVALLISNQADHSQFKNVNLVGYQDTLYIKSPMNYFDQSRISGHVDFIFGYGGALIENSNIVARNRNDVANGEPYGYLTAPATDIKQPYGFVFKNCQLTKESNEVPAKSFALGRPWHPTTTFDDGRYADPNAIGHSAFINCSIDDHIYGWDQMSGTGKDGSKVWFTPEDSRFWEYHNRGEGSVQVQSHHNHSDKLKDNTYRPQLTKQQIKLYDNNRILQGWIPDISLPNNSQLKGEVLNEAMTFPATITVIDSLGQTVIARTDKKGRYQTDITKMTLPIIVSADDHSGFSCLKSDKKRSLCMSALITKANLDGTTVGNINPFSDVIVSSVASAADIDGPQQLVAKGYVPALPLDAFKLAQTHFEQAFGDLAPNRNKERHNKKQNNEKGGSKDNNWDPVSYPKKYHSLMEDLTKKVIHNRGYTTNTGLASKTTLTDLAFHPLLSVSDNPSYQLQKSQLSQVQQQVEKAKTRVFIVGDSTVSNYEADVFPRMGWGQAFDLRYTTEDLSIVNAARSGRSSRDFINGRWLSSIEPYVQRGDYLFIEFGHNDEKCNGANGDRGPIDVANLCTYPNSADGEPQSPLWLPHYSFQHSLERYLLFAKIHGMQPVLLTPLARAKTAQGELGAPINPAQHITKQNADNGYAFYGSYTQTIIDTAKKHHIPLIDLQAESIKLGDNAGENWNQLWLAVDPNQYPYYEGKTGSIDKPDTTHFQQKGAQANTDIVVKNIKRQPQLHQLATQL from the coding sequence ATGAAAAAGACTTTAACCGCTAGCTTAAAAATAGCGACCTTACTCACCCTATCTTTCCCCTCCTTTGCATCACTTTATAACGTGACTGTGGCACGAGATGAATCAGGTGATTATAAAACCATCCAAGAAGCCTTAAAAAACGCGCCAAAAGATAACTCGCTTTACACTATCTACATTAAAAATGGTACTTACAACGAAAGACTGAATATTGAGCGCCCCAATATTTATCTCATTGGTGAGAACCGTGATCACACCATAATTACTGCCACCACCGCCAGCGGCACATTAAAACCCGATGGTTCAAATTGGGGTACTACCGGCAGCCGAACGGTAAATATTAATGCCGAAAACTTTACTGCGCGCAGCCTGACCATTGCTAATGGCTTTGACTTTCCAGCTAACCAAATCAAAGCCAGTGATGATCCTACTAAAATACAATCAACCCAAGCTGTTGCTTTATTAATCTCAAACCAAGCCGATCACAGCCAATTTAAAAACGTCAACTTGGTTGGCTACCAAGACACCTTGTATATTAAATCACCCATGAATTATTTTGATCAATCTCGTATCAGTGGTCATGTTGATTTTATCTTTGGCTATGGTGGCGCACTCATTGAAAATAGTAACATCGTGGCGAGAAATCGAAATGATGTCGCAAATGGAGAACCTTATGGATATCTCACCGCACCCGCCACTGATATCAAGCAACCTTATGGATTTGTTTTTAAAAATTGTCAATTAACTAAAGAAAGCAATGAAGTTCCAGCTAAATCCTTCGCTTTAGGACGACCTTGGCATCCTACCACCACATTTGATGACGGTCGTTACGCCGACCCAAATGCAATTGGACACAGCGCATTTATTAATTGTTCAATCGACGATCATATTTATGGCTGGGATCAAATGTCAGGAACAGGAAAAGATGGAAGTAAAGTTTGGTTTACACCTGAAGACTCCCGGTTTTGGGAATATCACAACCGAGGTGAAGGCTCCGTTCAAGTACAATCGCATCATAACCATTCAGACAAGCTAAAAGATAATACTTACCGCCCACAACTCACAAAACAACAAATAAAACTATACGATAATAACCGTATTTTACAGGGGTGGATTCCTGATATTTCTTTACCAAATAACAGTCAATTAAAAGGCGAAGTTCTAAACGAAGCGATGACATTTCCGGCAACCATCACAGTAATTGATAGCTTAGGACAAACCGTAATAGCAAGAACTGATAAAAAAGGTCGCTACCAAACCGATATTACAAAAATGACATTACCTATTATCGTGTCGGCCGATGACCATAGTGGATTTTCCTGCTTAAAGAGTGATAAAAAACGTTCACTCTGTATGAGCGCGTTGATTACCAAAGCAAATCTAGATGGCACTACGGTTGGAAACATTAATCCATTTTCAGATGTCATTGTTTCTAGTGTGGCGAGTGCAGCTGATATCGATGGGCCACAACAATTGGTCGCAAAAGGATACGTGCCAGCGCTGCCGTTAGATGCATTTAAATTAGCACAAACACACTTTGAACAGGCATTTGGCGACTTAGCTCCTAACCGCAATAAAGAGCGCCATAATAAAAAACAAAATAATGAGAAAGGTGGTAGTAAAGATAATAATTGGGATCCGGTTTCTTATCCGAAAAAATACCATTCATTAATGGAAGATTTGACGAAGAAAGTAATCCACAATCGTGGTTACACCACGAATACTGGCTTAGCGTCAAAAACAACCTTAACTGATTTGGCATTTCACCCCCTACTGAGTGTATCCGACAATCCAAGCTATCAACTGCAAAAAAGTCAATTATCACAAGTACAACAACAAGTAGAAAAAGCAAAAACAAGAGTGTTTATTGTTGGGGATTCAACTGTCTCAAACTATGAAGCCGATGTTTTTCCAAGAATGGGTTGGGGTCAAGCCTTCGATTTACGTTATACCACCGAGGATCTTTCTATAGTAAACGCCGCACGTTCTGGTCGTAGTTCGCGTGACTTCATTAATGGCCGCTGGTTAAGTAGCATTGAACCTTATGTTCAGCGTGGCGATTATCTTTTCATCGAGTTTGGTCATAATGATGAAAAATGTAATGGTGCCAATGGAGATAGAGGACCAATTGATGTAGCAAACTTATGCACGTACCCAAACAGTGCTGATGGTGAACCGCAATCACCACTTTGGTTACCTCATTACTCTTTCCAGCACTCCTTAGAGCGTTATTTATTGTTCGCCAAAATTCACGGTATGCAACCTGTGCTGTTAACACCACTTGCTCGCGCTAAAACGGCTCAAGGTGAACTTGGGGCGCCAATAAATCCCGCACAGCATATAACCAAGCAAAATGCAGATAACGGTTATGCTTTTTATGGTAGTTATACGCAAACCATTATTGATACAGCAAAAAAACATCACATCCCACTAATCGATCTACAAGCTGAATCCATTAAACTTGGCGATAATGCAGGAGAAAATTGGAATCAATTATGGCTCGCAGTCGATCCTAATCAATACCCATACTACGAAGGGAAAACCGGAAGTATTGATAAACCAGATACTACCCACTTCCAGCAAAAAGGAGCACAAGCGAACACTGACATTGTGGTGAAAAATATTAAACGTCAACCTCAATTACACCAATTAGCAACACAGCTTTAA
- the guaD gene encoding guanine deaminase: MSQQKTAYRSAIIQIIADPKEVGIEEAYRYFEDGLLVVENGYIVDVGDYIETLAKHNGDMAMVNYQDKIITAGFIDTHIHYPQTGMIASYGEQLLDWLENYTFPEEERFKDPEYAKKVAKIFLNELASNGTTTALVFGTVHKQSVDMFFQEAQRRNLRMICGKVLMDRNAPDYLTDTPECGYNDSKELIEKWHNNGRLSYAVTPRFAPTSTPEQLAMVGQLLQEYPSVYMHTHLSENKQEIEWVKSLFPDREGYLDVYDHYGLLHQRSVFAHGVHLSDCECQRLSDTGSAIAFCPTSNLFLGSGLFDLTRIENFGIRVGMGTDVGAGTSFSLMQTMSEAYKIMQLQQQKLHPIKSLYQATLGGAKALYLDNKIGSLEVGKEADFVVLEPNATTLMKFRMQQTKTLEEKLFVLMSLGDDRTVHATYVYGDLAYKNE, encoded by the coding sequence ATGTCACAGCAAAAAACCGCGTATCGTAGTGCTATCATTCAAATTATAGCTGATCCAAAAGAGGTCGGTATTGAAGAGGCTTATCGATATTTTGAAGATGGTTTATTGGTGGTTGAAAACGGTTATATTGTGGATGTGGGTGACTATATTGAAACGCTTGCCAAGCATAATGGCGATATGGCAATGGTGAATTATCAAGACAAAATCATCACCGCAGGCTTTATTGATACTCATATACACTATCCGCAAACCGGTATGATTGCTTCTTATGGTGAACAATTACTCGACTGGTTAGAAAATTATACCTTTCCAGAAGAAGAGCGTTTTAAAGATCCTGAATATGCGAAGAAAGTAGCCAAAATTTTCTTAAACGAATTGGCTAGCAACGGTACGACAACCGCATTGGTGTTTGGTACGGTACACAAGCAATCGGTGGATATGTTCTTCCAGGAAGCTCAGCGTCGCAATCTGCGTATGATTTGCGGTAAAGTCTTAATGGACAGAAATGCCCCGGATTACTTAACTGACACACCAGAATGCGGTTATAACGATTCTAAAGAACTGATTGAAAAATGGCATAATAACGGCCGTTTATCTTATGCAGTGACTCCACGTTTTGCACCCACCAGCACACCTGAACAGTTGGCCATGGTGGGTCAGTTATTACAAGAATATCCAAGTGTGTACATGCATACTCATTTATCTGAAAACAAACAAGAAATTGAATGGGTCAAATCGTTATTTCCTGATAGGGAAGGCTATCTCGATGTATACGATCATTATGGACTTTTGCATCAACGTTCGGTATTTGCGCACGGTGTCCACCTTTCTGATTGCGAATGTCAACGTTTATCCGATACGGGTTCAGCTATTGCTTTTTGTCCCACCTCTAATTTGTTTTTAGGTTCGGGCCTGTTTGACCTTACTCGTATCGAAAACTTTGGTATTCGAGTCGGTATGGGGACTGATGTTGGTGCTGGTACGAGTTTTTCATTGATGCAAACCATGAGTGAAGCCTACAAGATCATGCAACTTCAACAACAAAAATTGCACCCGATCAAATCCTTGTATCAAGCCACATTAGGTGGTGCGAAAGCATTATATTTGGATAATAAAATTGGCAGTTTGGAAGTGGGTAAAGAAGCGGATTTTGTGGTGTTGGAGCCTAATGCCACAACGTTAATGAAGTTCCGTATGCAGCAAACGAAAACTTTGGAAGAAAAGTTGTTTGTGCTAATGAGTTTGGGTGATGACCGAACGGTCCATGCCACTTATGTGTATGGTGATTTAGCCTATAAAAATGAGTGA
- the xdhC gene encoding xanthine dehydrogenase accessory protein XdhC: MTKHENKHANPISQVSWIQQLALLEQQGEECILVTVLEHKGSVPRDAGTKMIVTRHELYATIGGGHLEHLATKMAREMLMSLGHGENKTHVERFNLGARLGQCCGGMATLSFEPIGFNQHHLVLLGAGHVAKALVNIVQTLPFKITWIDEREAEFPEYLPSNVRKLISDDPVGELKHMPRNSYYLVMTHNHQLDFDLAREILIQDTFCYFGMIGSQTKRKKFDLRLAHRGFQLETIEKMQCPIGIAMIKGKHPAEIAVSVAGELIAHYQGEILEQKRPMKNHELAG, translated from the coding sequence ATGACTAAACATGAAAATAAGCATGCTAATCCGATAAGCCAAGTGTCTTGGATTCAGCAGCTTGCCTTGCTTGAGCAACAAGGTGAAGAATGTATTTTAGTCACAGTATTGGAACATAAAGGTTCGGTACCACGTGATGCGGGCACCAAAATGATAGTGACTCGTCATGAACTGTACGCCACCATTGGTGGTGGGCATTTAGAACATCTTGCTACCAAGATGGCGCGAGAAATGTTGATGAGTTTAGGTCATGGTGAAAATAAAACCCATGTCGAACGGTTTAATCTTGGTGCGCGTCTGGGGCAATGTTGCGGTGGCATGGCAACGTTAAGTTTTGAGCCTATTGGGTTTAATCAGCATCATTTAGTGTTGTTAGGGGCTGGGCATGTCGCGAAAGCGTTGGTGAATATTGTTCAAACCTTACCGTTTAAAATTACGTGGATAGATGAACGCGAAGCGGAGTTTCCTGAATATCTCCCCTCAAATGTGCGCAAATTGATCAGTGATGATCCCGTTGGGGAGCTGAAGCACATGCCGAGAAATAGTTACTATTTAGTTATGACACACAATCATCAACTCGACTTTGATTTAGCGCGTGAAATTCTTATCCAAGACACGTTTTGTTATTTTGGCATGATAGGTTCACAAACTAAGCGTAAAAAATTCGACTTACGTTTGGCTCATCGAGGTTTTCAACTAGAGACGATTGAAAAAATGCAGTGTCCAATTGGTATTGCAATGATAAAGGGTAAACACCCGGCGGAGATTGCTGTGTCGGTTGCTGGCGAGTTGATTGCGCATTATCAAGGTGAAATTCTCGAGCAAAAAAGACCAATGAAGAACCATGAGTTAGCTGGATAA
- the xdhB gene encoding xanthine dehydrogenase molybdopterin binding subunit — protein MSNHTPKLSYDELLEQYKKDLKTGVGKSVKHDSADKQVTGEAVYVDDRLEFPNQLHVYCRLSTEAHAKIVSIDTAPCYDFDGVDIVITSKDVPGELDIGAVFPGDPLLADGVVEYYGQPIIAVAAKDMETARKAALAANIELEPLPAILDVKEALEKKHFVHQSHVQQRGDVQTALDGAKHVLEGDLHIGGQEHFYLETQASSVVPAEDGGVIVYTSTQNPTEIQKVVAEVLGVAMHKVVVDMRRMGGGFGGKETQANAPACIAAVIATLTNKPTKIRLWRNDDMTMTGKRHPFYNQYKVGFDDEGRIHGADLTVSGNCGYSIDLSHSIVDRAMFHSDNAYYLGDSKVTGHRCKTNTASNTAYRGFGGPQGMMTIEHVMDEIAHYLGKDPLEIRKANYYGEEGRNVTHYYQTVEDNCILEITEELEKTSEYQKRRKEIASFNATSPVLKKGIALTPVKFGISFTATFLNQAGALIHIYTDGSIHLNHGGTEMGQGLNTKVAQIVAQEFSVDIDQIQITATNTDKVPNTSPTAASSGTDLNGKAAQNAALTIKARLIEFASHHYKVTPEEVTFNNGVVEVRDQLIPFAEFVQQAYFNQVSLSSTGFYRTPKIHYDHENARGRPFYYFAYGASCSEVIVDTLTGEYKILRTDILHDVGASLNPAIDIGQIEGGFIQGVGWLTTEELIWNEKGRLMTNGPASYKIPAIADMPIDFRTNIVQNRSNPEDTVFNSKAVGEPPFMLGMSVWSALKDAVHAVALENAKEGEHVTVHLDTPATPERVLWAMEVAREGKSSALEKTVEHSESQS, from the coding sequence ATGTCTAATCATACTCCAAAATTAAGCTATGACGAGCTGCTCGAACAATATAAAAAAGATCTAAAAACGGGCGTAGGAAAATCGGTTAAACACGACAGCGCAGATAAGCAAGTAACTGGTGAAGCGGTTTATGTTGATGATCGTCTTGAGTTTCCTAATCAACTTCATGTCTATTGCCGTTTAAGTACCGAAGCACATGCGAAGATTGTGAGCATTGATACAGCTCCGTGCTATGACTTTGATGGCGTTGACATTGTTATCACCAGTAAAGATGTCCCGGGTGAATTGGATATTGGCGCGGTGTTTCCTGGTGATCCATTACTTGCCGATGGTGTTGTTGAATATTATGGTCAGCCCATTATTGCGGTCGCGGCTAAAGATATGGAAACCGCCCGCAAAGCCGCACTTGCTGCCAATATAGAGTTGGAACCTCTACCGGCTATTTTGGATGTAAAAGAAGCGTTAGAGAAAAAGCACTTTGTGCATCAAAGCCACGTTCAGCAACGTGGTGATGTGCAAACCGCGCTTGATGGTGCTAAACACGTATTGGAAGGCGATCTTCATATTGGTGGACAAGAGCACTTTTACCTTGAAACTCAAGCCAGTAGTGTGGTGCCAGCAGAAGATGGCGGGGTGATTGTTTATACCTCAACCCAAAACCCGACAGAAATTCAAAAAGTCGTCGCGGAAGTATTAGGCGTAGCCATGCATAAGGTGGTGGTCGATATGCGCCGTATGGGGGGCGGTTTTGGGGGGAAAGAAACTCAAGCCAACGCACCTGCTTGTATTGCTGCGGTGATAGCTACTCTGACCAACAAACCAACTAAAATTCGTTTATGGCGTAACGATGACATGACCATGACGGGTAAACGCCACCCATTTTATAATCAATATAAAGTAGGTTTTGATGATGAAGGTCGGATTCATGGTGCTGATCTCACTGTGTCGGGTAACTGTGGTTATTCCATTGATCTATCGCATTCTATCGTCGATCGCGCAATGTTCCATTCTGATAATGCCTACTATTTAGGGGATTCAAAAGTCACGGGGCATCGTTGTAAAACTAATACCGCTTCTAATACCGCTTATCGTGGTTTTGGTGGCCCACAAGGCATGATGACAATTGAACATGTGATGGATGAAATTGCGCACTATCTTGGTAAAGACCCACTTGAGATCCGTAAAGCTAACTATTATGGCGAAGAAGGTCGCAACGTGACTCATTATTACCAAACGGTTGAAGATAACTGTATTCTTGAAATCACGGAAGAGCTAGAAAAAACCAGTGAATATCAAAAACGTCGTAAAGAGATAGCGTCCTTTAATGCAACAAGCCCAGTATTGAAAAAAGGCATCGCCTTAACGCCTGTTAAGTTTGGTATTTCCTTTACGGCGACTTTCTTGAACCAAGCGGGCGCATTGATTCATATCTATACTGATGGAAGTATCCACCTTAACCATGGTGGCACGGAAATGGGACAGGGTTTGAATACTAAAGTGGCACAAATTGTGGCGCAGGAGTTTAGTGTTGATATTGACCAAATCCAAATCACGGCAACCAATACCGATAAAGTGCCAAATACTTCGCCAACGGCGGCATCTTCAGGGACGGACTTGAATGGTAAAGCGGCGCAAAATGCAGCCTTAACTATTAAAGCTCGTTTAATAGAATTTGCTTCGCATCATTACAAAGTGACCCCAGAAGAGGTGACCTTTAATAATGGCGTGGTAGAAGTACGTGATCAGTTGATCCCATTTGCTGAGTTTGTACAGCAAGCTTATTTCAACCAAGTATCGCTATCGAGCACGGGTTTCTATCGTACACCTAAAATTCATTATGATCATGAAAATGCACGTGGTCGTCCGTTCTATTACTTTGCTTATGGTGCATCTTGTTCTGAAGTGATAGTCGATACCTTAACCGGTGAATACAAAATATTACGTACCGATATTTTGCACGATGTGGGTGCTTCTCTAAACCCTGCGATCGATATTGGTCAAATTGAAGGTGGATTCATTCAAGGGGTAGGATGGTTAACGACAGAAGAATTGATATGGAATGAAAAAGGACGGTTGATGACTAATGGACCGGCAAGCTACAAGATCCCAGCCATTGCCGATATGCCCATTGATTTTAGAACCAATATTGTCCAAAACCGCAGTAACCCAGAAGACACCGTATTTAATTCAAAAGCGGTAGGTGAGCCACCCTTTATGCTTGGCATGTCGGTATGGAGTGCATTGAAAGATGCGGTGCATGCAGTGGCATTAGAAAATGCAAAAGAGGGTGAGCACGTAACTGTTCACCTTGATACACCAGCTACACCAGAACGAGTGCTATGGGCAATGGAAGTGGCTAGAGAGGGAAAAAGTAGTGCGCTTGAAAAGACAGTCGAGCATTCTGAGTCGCAAAGTTAA
- the xdhA gene encoding xanthine dehydrogenase small subunit produces MITFLLNQTLKRESNISPNMTVLNYLRTEQQKTGTKEGCGSGDCGACTVVLGEIVDGKLQYRSVNSCLTFVSSLHGKQLITVEDLKNKQSLHPVQQALVDFHGSQCGYCTPGFIMSMFALSKNKPNADKEDVLESLAGNLCRCTGYRPIIDAAMSLSSDKPLLDQFADLEQQTIAKLEKIESKTAPLVLEHLTSFSPTTTDELAELYERHPKAKLVAGGTDLALEVTQFHREIETLINVTSVSDMKILHETEQDIVIGANLPITDCYASLTKYYPDFGHLLHRFASLQVRNQGTIGGNVANASPIGDTPPLLIALNARLKLRKGQKSREIPIDEYFINYKVTVQQESEFIEQIIIPKPNNAQQFFSAYKLSKRIDDDISAVCGAFNITIENDVVIDARVAFGGMAAIPKRAELCEKALIGKEWNKANIETAMVELAQDFDPLSDFRASKEYRNKTACNMLLRFFLEQQTQAIAQKNTQQFAQNKIETRVTSYV; encoded by the coding sequence TTGATTACGTTCTTACTCAATCAAACATTAAAGCGTGAAAGTAATATTTCACCGAATATGACGGTATTGAATTATTTACGCACAGAGCAACAAAAAACCGGAACAAAAGAAGGATGTGGTTCTGGGGATTGTGGCGCGTGTACCGTGGTTCTTGGCGAAATTGTGGATGGAAAGCTGCAGTATCGCAGTGTGAATTCGTGTTTGACTTTTGTATCGTCGTTACACGGTAAACAATTGATCACGGTTGAAGATTTAAAGAATAAGCAATCTCTTCATCCTGTTCAGCAAGCCTTGGTTGATTTTCATGGTTCGCAATGTGGCTATTGTACACCTGGCTTTATTATGTCGATGTTTGCCTTGAGTAAGAATAAGCCAAATGCTGATAAAGAAGATGTACTAGAATCTTTAGCGGGTAATTTGTGTCGTTGTACGGGATATCGTCCAATTATTGATGCGGCAATGTCATTAAGTTCTGATAAACCTCTTCTGGATCAATTTGCAGATCTTGAGCAACAAACCATCGCCAAGCTTGAAAAGATCGAATCAAAAACAGCACCGTTAGTGCTTGAGCATTTAACTAGCTTTTCACCAACGACGACGGATGAGTTAGCTGAACTTTATGAGCGTCATCCAAAAGCCAAATTAGTGGCGGGGGGAACGGATCTTGCTTTAGAAGTCACGCAGTTTCATCGTGAAATTGAAACGCTGATTAATGTAACTAGTGTATCCGACATGAAAATCCTCCATGAAACCGAGCAAGATATTGTGATTGGCGCGAATCTACCGATCACGGATTGTTACGCTTCACTTACAAAATATTACCCAGATTTTGGTCACTTGTTGCACCGTTTTGCATCGCTACAAGTGCGTAACCAAGGCACTATTGGGGGTAATGTTGCCAATGCGTCTCCTATTGGTGACACGCCCCCTCTTCTTATTGCATTGAATGCCCGGCTGAAATTACGTAAAGGGCAGAAAAGCCGTGAGATCCCGATAGATGAATACTTCATTAATTATAAAGTGACGGTTCAGCAAGAATCGGAATTCATAGAACAAATCATTATTCCAAAACCGAACAATGCACAGCAATTTTTCAGTGCATATAAATTATCGAAGCGTATTGATGATGATATTTCAGCGGTTTGTGGAGCGTTTAATATTACTATTGAAAATGATGTGGTGATAGATGCTCGGGTGGCATTTGGTGGTATGGCAGCCATTCCAAAACGTGCTGAATTATGTGAAAAAGCGTTGATTGGAAAGGAGTGGAATAAAGCCAATATAGAAACGGCAATGGTAGAGCTTGCACAAGACTTCGATCCACTATCGGATTTTCGTGCTAGTAAAGAGTACCGTAATAAAACCGCTTGCAACATGTTACTTCGCTTTTTCTTAGAACAGCAAACTCAAGCGATAGCCCAAAAAAACACACAGCAATTTGCGCAAAATAAAATTGAAACGAGGGTCACGTCTTATGTCTAA